From the genome of Oncorhynchus gorbuscha isolate QuinsamMale2020 ecotype Even-year linkage group LG18, OgorEven_v1.0, whole genome shotgun sequence:
TGAATAGCCTCAACGAATCAGCATCCATGGAGATTGattcctccccttcttcctctgagGCCCCGGCCAGCCCAGAACCTGGCGAGTCCATTTCCACTGCCTACCGCAACATCTTTGCCCAAGAGGATGTGAAGCCAGTAATCAAGATGGTCGTCAACAGCAACAACATCCGCAACAATCCAGCACATGATTCTGGCTACGCTCACCCCGCACCCCAAACCCACTCCCATTCCAACCCCTCTCAGGGGTACCAGTCACATCCCACACAAAGCTACCAGACTCCCCCTCGCTACCCACGCAACAACAATGTTGACAACGCCCAATATACCTACCAACCATCATCCAATCAGAGTCAATGCCCAATGTCCAATGGCAGCCAGTCCGCTCAGACCTTCCAAGCCAATCACAACAACTTTTCAGCCGGCGAGTCTCTAAACCAGACCACATGCCCCTGGAAGTTGAGTGGAGGAGCCAAAGTTCTGGTGAGTCTCATtaaatctcagtatatatactaTATGTACAATGCATGGGTCATAGAGCCATTctaaccctctccctctttctcaggcATGTCCCCTGAACGCATGTCCCGTGGCCCCCCGTGACCGATCCAGCCAGCAGATCTGGGACGCCTTTTCCCAGTGCTTCACCCCGGCCGTCAAGGAGGTGGTGGAGTTTGCCAAGAGCATCCCCGGGTTCCAGAGTCTCAGCCAGCATGACCAGGTCATGCTGCTTAAGGCCGGCACCTTCCAGGTGCTGATGGTCAGGTTCTGCTCACTATTCGACCCCAAGGAGAAGACGGTGACCTTCCTGAACGGCCAGACATACCCCCTGACATCCCTGCGGGCGCTGGGTATGAGCTCTCTGCTGGACGCCATGTTTGAGTTTAGTGAGAAGCTGGGATCTCTGGGCCTGGAGCCCGACGAGATGGCCCTCTTCATGGCTGTGGTGCTAGTGTCTGCCGGTAAGAGACTCATAAGAAACACACGCTTCTCTAAATCTTTTTTAAAAATCACATATGTTTAGATTTTTCACCATGTATATAACATTGTCTCCTCTCTCAGACTGTTCAGGTGTGGCTGATGTAGTTGCAGTGGAGCAGCTTCAGGAGAGTCTGATCAAAGCCCTGCGCTCGCTCATCACCCGCCGCTGCCCCGACGACAGCGCCCTCTTCCCCAAGCTGCTGCTGCGCTTGCCCGACCTGCGCACCCTCAACAACATGCACTCCGACAAGCTGCTGGCCTTTAGCATCGACCCCTAAGGACCTGAAGGAACCACAGCCCGCAGGGGCACCCACTGACTACCGGACCCCCGAAAGGGGTAGTCCTCTTGGTGAACACCCTCATGACCCCTTCACTCCAGCCATAAGCCAGCAGCCGGTCATCCTCAGGCTCTCTTCAATGGGCTGTGTGTGCTGGAGCTAGGACTGGGGCAGAAGCAGGGTTGGACAGGGTGAATGAGTGGACTAAGAGGCATCTCAGAGAGAAAAATGGACAATAGGAGGGAGTCTCTTGAACTATGACCTCATGAACAATACTCACAGCTGGTAGAATCTCTCATAGACGTATAATCTGCCTAACAAGTTGGTGTGCTGGGAGTTAGACAGCAAATCCTCATCTTAGTCCAACTTAGCACCCATAGTTGAAGGACGAGAGTCTACAAATCCTCCATTACCCATATTTCCCAATGATAGTGACAGTGACTGAAGACCAAAAGACggttccattcctcctctctcatttCGCGCATCACTATGTCCTCCTGTcctgccacagacagacagacagacaaccagcaAGAAGGAAGCACACCCTTTTCACAAGAGAAAGGGACATTTTCTTTCTACACATTCAAACACAGCACTTTCCATACATCAACAAGCCCACATGACAGAGCAATAGCAATGTATAACACACTATTAGAtccctaactgactgtgtatgcACTGTTAAAACAGCCTAAGATATTTTCAAAATCATGTCATGAATCTTTTTGGAAATCCAATATTTGGGATTTGATGAGAAAATGTATTATTTACATTTGTAAGAATTGAGAGTATGAAGCATTATATTTGAATACTGTAATCAGGGAGACATTTGGTCATTTTAGACCTAATTTAGTCGGGTTATATGTATTAAGGTATTCTATCGTTGAACATATTGTACATAATATTTGAGACTGGTTCCTACTTCATTTGAGTTGATTGCTGTATGATGTTAGCACTATTGAAGAGACAAAGCGGGGGTGCTATGTTTGAGAGGTGcacgattgtgtgtgtgtggggggggggtgcaagGTATGCATCTACTGTATGGGGCCAGTGGTCTTCCTGTCATGAACTGATCCTTACAACCCCCAACACTCATCCTTACTGATGGAACCGGTGCACAAaccgtgtaaaaaaaaaaaaaaaactgtttgatTTGAACCTACATTATTGAACTATAACTattgttgattgattgatgcaTTACCTTGTGTATATTTTGTAAATGTTTCATGGTTAAACTTCTTCCATAGAGAACCAATATTAAATGAGATGGTATACTGTACTTCTTGTGTATGACTCTTCACTCGTTTCCGTGTGTTATTGACTTATATAAAAGCCACTAACACTATTAACCATACCCAACACACCACGCTGCACAACAGAGGCAAAGCAGTAACCTCTAGCAAAGTAAGGTCACTTTTAACAATGATGTTCCAGCTTTTGTCACCCATTATACCTAATGAATGATAATGGGCATCAGATCAATTAAGTGCCTTGTTACAGGCTGTTAAGGGCAtttgtatcagtgtgtgtatataagcACACAGTTCACAGGTTAACACAAACTCATCCTCGAAGAGCAGATATAACAAAGAACCATGCAGGGACAGAATGATTAGGATGCGAACTGTGTCAAATATATTTGATAGAAAATAATGTGGGTAAATGTGTCAAGTGTGTGTTTCTCCATCTACGTTCATGACTTTTTGTAGTTTTATGCtgtgtttctgtatagcactttgtgacatctgctggtgtaaaaagggcttcataaatacatttgattgattgattgattgtctgAACACTACTTGTCGCAGAGCTAGATACAGATGAGAGTTGGGACGTGTCCACGCAGAGCTAAGTACAGATGAGAGTTGGGACATGTCCACGCAGAGCTAAGTACAGATGAGAGTTGGGACATGTCCACGCAGAGCTAGGTATAGATGAGAGTTGGGACGTGTCCACGCAGAGCTAGGTACAGATGAGAGTTGGGACGTGTCCACGCAGAGCTAGGTACAGATGAGAGTTGGGACGTGTCCACGCAGAGCTAGGTACAGATGAGAGTTGGGACGTGTCCATGCAGAGCTAGATACAGATGAGAGTTGGGACGTGTCCACGCAGAGCTCGGTACAGATTAGAGTTGGGATGTGTACACAGTGCATCTGAAATCTGTACTTTTCTGGAGATTAAGAAAATAATGATTACGATCAGATAGAAAGtgtccatgcatgtgtgtgtgtccttgtgaaGGTAAAACTATAACGACCAGAGCAAGATACAGAGGGCATTCAGAGGGCATCTAACATCTGGagggcccacacacacacaccccagcaccCTTGTAGCCATGACCCTGGGGAAAGATTATCCTTGTAGCCATGACCCTGGGGAAAGatgatctattatattgacaagatagtcgactctaacaatggaaatacagtACACATCATCAAATATGGAATCCATGCGGAAGGAGGCGAGATCAGATAGGAGCATTCcggccaatgagagggcagatacacGTGTGAACAACAGGGCCTCGTTCAGTACATTTTTACGTTCTGGAACATTCAATTGAAGGGAAACGGTGCTGTACTGAACAGTTGAAAAACTCTGAGGGGTTTGGGTAACGCTGTCAAGCATGGCCACTgacatttaaatacatttgtcATTGGTTCAAGATATAAAGTTGCTAAAGTGCTACCTGTGTCCACTTATATCAGTGCATTCATAACAACCAAACCATTGCGAAACTTCCAtttgatcaaataagcctcaTGTAGCAAATGAGCAATTCCATTATAAGTTCTCTCTCATTAAACTCCATACAAAAATTCCTCATTTCGTGGTCTTATTTTCGTGGACAGATTTTGGGCAGAGCAAATCCTCTCGCTTcaactcttcctctctgcctAGGTGGGAAATAATCAAGGTAACCAGTCACATGTCTATGAGTTTTATATCACTGCCCTGTCCCCTAAATTAGGGCATTCACATCAGACAGATCTGAATTAAAGTACTTTAATAGCAGTTTTATGTTTGAAAATGTTTACTGGCCAGCTGCGAGTGAAGCTAAACATTAACTTTGCCCCCCAGATTGATGGCATCTTTACCTGATTTTCCCCTCAAATACTGTAGTTTGTCAAGGGAGCCAAAACCTCTCAAGTGTTTTTCAGCTATGAGAGCAGATTTGGAAGGTATAAATAGAACCAACCTTTGGGAACATTGGGAACATAATGAAGGGTACATTTGTGTAGAACACTGCTCTGTCTGGAACACACAGTAAGCCGACTAAAACAGATCTTCATGCGCCACCTACAGGACAGTTACAGCTAAAGCGTTAACAAGTGCGtcacagactatatataacatgAGAAGAATGAAGAAAAAATAATGTCATTAAGAACATACGTTTATAAAGTCTGAAAAATAAGACTCGCTAGACTTGTGGAGTATATCGTCGGTCAATTATGAACCAAATGTCCGAATTGTTAACAGTTAACTGGTTGTTGTTATACGCGTGCCTGCCTTCAACGAATTAGTAAATCGGACATTTCAATTCCCTTCTTCCGACTAGTACGTGAACGCGGATTTACAGTGCTATTCTTTCGTGTGGATAAAGAACCACACAGCAGAGTAGGACACCAATAACTTTACAGATAGTACACTATCACCATCTAGTGTTCATAATGACACAGAGTGTTGCTGACTCGTAAGGAGTATGATTGCCACTGGGTGCTGATATATGGTCAGTTGtgtgtttcccccccccccccaatgattAAGGGTAGACCTTAAGGAAGGTaagctggtcctagatcagtgccCAAGTACAATTTAAGCAACATCTCTATCTAATGGGTCTGGTCTCTTGATTCCATAGGCTGAAACTAAGCTGTCAAGACTAAACATTTAGTTTTACAGTTGACAAGCTTTACACTGTTGAAATGAGTGTATCAGTCTTTATTTATTTAAGCAGGATTGTTACAAAACCAACTAGCCATCCAGCACAAGGATAAGCCTGTTCTCGCTATGTCTAGGTGTTTTTGACTTGACTAACTGTGCTATAACCTGTCTGAATGTGTGCATGTAACTTGAAAGTAAGTCAACATACGTGATCAGGGTGTTGGCTGCATGTGCCTTGAAAGATAGCTTTTACTTACCAGCAGCTACAGACTGTACACCACATAATGTAATATAGCCAAAACATGTTGGTATCCATTACTGGACGTTGCAGGTTGCCTATGCAAAACGTCGCCATAGATCAGGGATAATCAGTTAGATTCAGCTGCAGGAGGATTTTTACTTGAGACCGGATGATCAGGGGGGCCAGTTggggccgccagttggggaaccttgattaaaatcaaataacattttattcatcacatgcttcgtaaacaacaggtgttccCTTCCCAACAATACAAAGATATatccttgttgttgttgaaataaTAGAAAAGAGAAACACGTAACAATAAAAGTAACACTAGACGACACAATGAGTGacgataacttggctgtatataAGGGgtgccagtaccgagtcgatgtgtaggggtacgaggtatttgaggtagcagcagagtatgtgatgagtcaaactatttagcagtcttctGGCTTGGGGGTGAAGATGTTCAGGGTCCTCTTGGTTCCAGACATGGAGcatgctgtgtggtagcagagagagcagtctatgacttgggtggcttgagtctttgacaatttatagagccttcctctgacacagccttgTATAGAGGTCCCGGATGGCAGGGatctcagccccagtgatgtactgagccatacgcactaccctctgtagcgccttgtggtcggatgccaaACAGTTGCcttaccaagcggtgatgcagccagtcaatatgctctcaatggtgcagctgtagaacctgttgaggatttgagggcccataccaaatcttttcaggcttctgagggagaagaggtgtgtgttggtgtgtttggaccatgatagatacttagtgatgtggacattgagaaacttgaagctcttgacccgtttcactacagccccatcaatgtgaatgggggtgtgctcagccctctgtttcctgtagtccacgatcagctccttgctGACGTTGatgaagaggttgttgtcctggcaccacactgccaggtctctgacctcctccctataggctgtctcattgttgtcagtgatcagccCTATCACCGTCGAGTCGTCGGCAAACATAATGACAGTCAgtccctttgtaatccatgataattagcaagtcctgccacatccgacgagcatcagagctggcgtagtaggattcgatcttagtcctgtattgatgcttggcctgtttgatggttcgtcagagagtgtagcgggatttcttataagtgtccgggtTAGTGTCCCGCTCAATGAAatcagcagctctagcctttagctcagtgcggatgttgcctgtaatccatggcttttggttgggatatgtatttacgttcactgtggggacgacgtcgtcgatgtaCTTAtcaatgaagccggtgactggtGTGGTAAACTCCTTAATGTCATCGGATgagtcccggaacatattccagtctctgCTAGCGAAAGAGTCCCGCAGCTTGTCAtccgcttcatctgaccacttccatattgagcttGTCACTGGTaattcctgtttgagtttttgcttgtaagcaggaatcaggaggatagagttatggacAGATTTGCCAAACGAATCTGGTATTGGCGATACTATCTTCGCTCTCGATTTCTCGGCCAAACGTATCTTCTAAAATCTCCTCGTCCAGTTGCAGGTGGTTTgtttgaatttagaaaatgctcCGTTATTAATAGAAATCACCTTATTCTTTCTACATGAGGTAATCCAACAATGTGTACGACATAATGACACTGACCTGGGATGGGGAGTGTGCCAAGGAAGCACCTGGTGATGGCGGCGAGTAGTGAGGATGCGGCAATGGAGCATatggagagagggttggagaagCAACGGCTGTGCTGGAATGCGTTGAATATGGATGATAGTTCTCATGACATGATATGGGTCGGGAGGATGAGTGTCAAGGACCTGAATGGACTGTGGTGGAAAgtaagaggaaaaagagagaccaTGCTACTGAAAGCAGTTTAGCTTTTAGCGAAGAGTGTGAAGAGGGTGAAGGTAGGGAACAAGAGTAATGATGTGTCAGAGTGGAAAGTTGTGATGATGTTTGATTAACCAATGCCGTAAAGAAAGAGGTAGGTGAAGTAAAACTAGCCTGGTTCATTGGAAATGGTAGACTGTTAATATTCTCTGCTAGCTGTGCTCAGCAAGGGAAGTAGATCAAAAGCCATGTTCCTGGAGTTTATGCTAAAGTTAAAGGGAATCATGTCTGGGGTCCCACTGTCTATGTCCATAGATGATATTAAAGAAAATGTGAAGGGAGGTATAGTGATTGAGGTGAAAGGTTGAAGGCTACATGTTGTAAttgtgagggggaggggggggggggggttctacaaGTCCTGACATGGTTTTGACATCAGTTCAGAAATCTTGCTCCCATAAATATGCTGTGTCAAGGGACACTTTGATAGTAAATCAAATTGACTTCACAGCCAGTTGAGATTCAGAATGTCGTTCTCCAGTTGAAGGATACACATACATTGATAGTGAAGGTGGATGCAATGTTTTTGAGTATTCAGGAATAAACAGCTATAACATAGCAGGGAATCCTGACTGAAGATGATCCCCCCCCCTACCAGGCCCCTGAGCCTGTGTAGGGACGTGGTTTGGATTGACTATGACTGAAGGAGtggaatgtatttattttttttgtaTCTATTTTTGTATGATGTCGTTTTATTTCCCCTTTCCACAATGGATTTTGTATTTTTCTCAAGTTCATTACCTGTACAGTTAGGTGGATACATGTTCATTAAATGAGTGTGAACGGCATTATGAGCGAAGAAGAGAACATTGGAAATAGACATGATTGGTGGCGTACATATTGTGTGACTACTGCAAAAGGAAGCATTAtaaaagtcatcaaataaaacaccTGCAACTGGACATGGACATTTTTGAAGATAAATGTTTGGCCGAATACAGGTTAGTTGAAAAATCTAGGGCAATGTTTTGTATAGGCAAACCTGTAACGTCCAGTAAAGACTACCACAAatctggtgtcctgactctgtagTCAATCAGCCCAAGCAGTTCATAGATGTTCAATTGTTGGTGACCAAAACAATCatataatttatttttaaaacagACATGCCATTACAAGATATCAAACACGTGGGAATTCTCAGAGGCTACTCAAGCCACCTCTCACTCCGCAATCACCTGCCGACACGCACAACTGTGACCAATCAGGGATCATATCAAGCCGGCTACCGGCACTCTCAGAACACAACCTACCTTCTGCTGCCCTCTAGGCATTGGAAGTGTACTGTCTAAAATTCTAGGCGGTGCCCAACACACTTAGTAGGAGGGGAGTGGAAGGAGTTTTCTAGAGGCTAATTAAATAGATCTTATGATTGCCAAAGTAATAAAGCACAGTGATGGCAACCAAAGACCAGGG
Proteins encoded in this window:
- the LOC124003307 gene encoding nuclear receptor subfamily 1 group D member 1-like yields the protein MDNSPGGVILYAGSSGSASPSPGSPSSGYQTQSPRSSHSQPSSPEPVSFPEIGPLKRERGENRGGPSPKLVFQFPEANATTAATSSGNTYAHPMLAKRPCSFTGTFTKTGGMVLLCKVCGDIASGFHYGVHACEGCKGFFRRSIQQNIHYKMCVKNESCLIMRMNRNRCQHCRFKKCLYVGMSRDAVRFGRIPKREKQRLLDEMQSYMNSLNESASMEIDSSPSSSEAPASPEPGESISTAYRNIFAQEDVKPVIKMVVNSNNIRNNPAHDSGYAHPAPQTHSHSNPSQGYQSHPTQSYQTPPRYPRNNNVDNAQYTYQPSSNQSQCPMSNGSQSAQTFQANHNNFSAGESLNQTTCPWKLSGGAKVLACPLNACPVAPRDRSSQQIWDAFSQCFTPAVKEVVEFAKSIPGFQSLSQHDQVMLLKAGTFQVLMVRFCSLFDPKEKTVTFLNGQTYPLTSLRALGMSSLLDAMFEFSEKLGSLGLEPDEMALFMAVVLVSADCSGVADVVAVEQLQESLIKALRSLITRRCPDDSALFPKLLLRLPDLRTLNNMHSDKLLAFSIDP